The Thiohalophilus sp. genome segment GGGTGCCGGCGCGGCCGGGCCGATCCTGTTTATCCTGATCTACGCGGCCGCCGCCGTGCTGTTTTTGCCCGGCTCGGTGCTGACCCTGGCGGGCGGCGCGCTGTTCGGCCCGGTCTGGGGGACGCTGTTCAACCTCATTGGCGCCACGCTGGGCGCGACGCTGGCCTTTTTGATCGCCCGCTACCTGGCCGCCGACTGGGTCGAGCGCAAAACCGGCGGGCGCCTGAAACAGCTCAAGCAGGGGGTCGAGAAGGAAGGCTGGCGGTTTGTCGCCTTCGTGCGCCTGGTGCCGCTGTTTCCGTTCAACCTGCTCAATTACGCGCTGGGTCTCACACGCATCAACCTGGCCCATTACATCATTGCTTCGTTTATCTGCATGTTCCCCGGCGCGCTGGCCTACACCTACCTGGGTTATGCCGGGCGCGAGGCGATCGCCGGCGGGGAAGGGCTGATTCAGAAGATCCTGCTGGCGATCGGGTTGCTGGTACTGGTGGCGTTTTTACCGCGCTGGATCGGCCGCCTGCGCCGGGGGCCATCGCAAAGCGTCGAACAACTCAAGCAACGGCTCGATCAAAATGATACGCTGCTGGTACTGGATGTTCGCAGTGAAGAGGAATTTACCGGGGAACTGGGACACATCCACGGCGCGTTGAATATTCCCGTTGAACAACTGTCACAACGCCTGGATGAATTAAACGATTATCTGGAGTCACCGATCGTCACCATCTGCCGCACCGACAAGCGTTCCGCCAAAGCCGTACAACTGC includes the following:
- a CDS encoding VTT domain-containing protein, translating into MKTKLIRLSLFAILVIAIGIAISYRDQFDAAALEAWLQGAGAAGPILFILIYAAAAVLFLPGSVLTLAGGALFGPVWGTLFNLIGATLGATLAFLIARYLAADWVERKTGGRLKQLKQGVEKEGWRFVAFVRLVPLFPFNLLNYALGLTRINLAHYIIASFICMFPGALAYTYLGYAGREAIAGGEGLIQKILLAIGLLVLVAFLPRWIGRLRRGPSQSVEQLKQRLDQNDTLLVLDVRSEEEFTGELGHIHGALNIPVEQLSQRLDELNDYLESPIVTICRTDKRSAKAVQLLAQRGFADVHVIQGGMIDWNKHDYPVE